Proteins co-encoded in one Nonlabens agnitus genomic window:
- the ctlX gene encoding citrulline utilization hydrolase CtlX, whose amino-acid sequence MKQITDTILMVRPVQFRLNEETAVNNYYQDQQFHKEIKNADANQRAQEEFDAFAKALQDHNINVIIVQDDNKHDTPDSVFPNNWLSTHENGTAVLYPMFAPNRRLERRPEVLEALEENDFVIEDVMDYTSAEDEGIFLEGTGSLLLDRANDVAYCSISPRADEDLFIEFCEDFEYTPVVFTAYQNVGDARLPIYHTNVMMALGEEYAVICLDAIDSKAEVKNVLHHLKRTNKEIINITEAQVESFAGNMIQVKNNEGKKFLVMSNQAYESLTEAQINKLRKYNEIIHPDIKTIETLGGGSVRCMMAEVFLPRKV is encoded by the coding sequence ATGAAACAAATTACCGATACCATTCTTATGGTGCGTCCAGTGCAGTTCCGTTTGAACGAAGAGACTGCAGTAAATAACTATTATCAGGATCAGCAGTTCCATAAGGAGATCAAAAATGCTGATGCTAATCAACGAGCGCAGGAAGAGTTTGACGCTTTCGCGAAAGCGTTACAAGACCACAACATTAACGTTATCATCGTCCAGGATGACAACAAACATGACACTCCAGATTCTGTTTTCCCAAATAACTGGCTGTCTACACACGAGAATGGTACCGCAGTTTTGTATCCCATGTTTGCACCCAACCGCAGGCTGGAACGCAGGCCAGAAGTCCTAGAAGCGCTGGAAGAAAATGACTTTGTAATAGAAGATGTGATGGACTACACCAGCGCTGAAGATGAAGGGATCTTCCTGGAAGGAACCGGCAGCCTTTTATTGGATCGTGCTAATGACGTCGCTTACTGCAGCATATCGCCACGAGCTGATGAGGATTTATTCATCGAATTTTGTGAAGATTTTGAATATACACCAGTCGTGTTTACGGCCTATCAAAATGTAGGCGATGCCAGATTACCCATTTATCATACTAATGTGATGATGGCTCTAGGTGAAGAATATGCTGTGATCTGTCTGGATGCTATCGATAGCAAAGCCGAGGTCAAAAACGTGCTCCACCATTTAAAGCGCACCAATAAGGAAATCATCAATATTACCGAGGCACAAGTTGAAAGCTTTGCTGGAAATATGATACAAGTGAAGAACAACGAAGGCAAGAAGTTTCTCGTCATGAGCAACCAGGCCTATGAATCACTTACCGAAGCGCAGATTAACAAACTACGGAAGTACAACGAGATCATCCATCCAGACATTAAAACTATTGAGACCTTAGGCGGTGGCAGCGTACGCTGTATGATGGCAGAGGTTTTTTTGCCTAGAAAAGTGTAG
- a CDS encoding citrate synthase has product MADKAILDIDGEKFEFPIITGTENERAIDIKSLRGATNGVVTIDPGYKNTGSCTSAITFLNGEEGILRYRGYSIEELAEKASFLEVSYLLIFGELPTATQLDKFHNDIKANSHVDEDVKRILDGFPKSAHPMGVLSSLTSALIAFNPSSVNVESEGDMYKAIVKIMGKFPVLVAWTLRKKTGQPLDYGDDNLGYVENILKMMFKKPNSEYKQNSTLVDALDKLLILHADHEQNCSTSTVRIVGSSHAGLFASLSAGINALWGPLHGGANQAVLEMLEAIKEDGGDTKKYMGKAKDKEDPFRLMGFGHRVYKNFDPRAKIIKKSADEVLGDLGVEDPILDIAKGLEKEALEDSYFVDRKLYPNVDFYSGIIYRAMNIPTEMFTVMFALGRLPGWIAQWKEMRENKEPIGRPRQIYTGEAHRPFKEVSER; this is encoded by the coding sequence ATGGCAGATAAAGCAATACTGGATATAGATGGAGAAAAGTTTGAGTTTCCCATTATAACTGGAACAGAGAACGAAAGAGCAATCGATATAAAATCCTTGCGTGGCGCGACAAACGGTGTTGTAACGATAGACCCTGGATATAAAAATACAGGTAGTTGTACGAGCGCGATCACATTTCTAAATGGAGAAGAAGGCATTCTAAGGTATCGTGGATATTCTATTGAAGAATTGGCAGAAAAGGCAAGCTTTTTAGAGGTATCATATTTGCTCATTTTTGGAGAATTGCCTACCGCTACTCAGCTAGACAAATTTCATAATGACATTAAAGCAAATTCTCATGTAGATGAGGATGTCAAGAGAATACTAGATGGTTTTCCTAAGTCAGCTCACCCAATGGGCGTCTTGTCTTCTTTAACTAGTGCTTTAATTGCTTTTAACCCATCTTCAGTTAACGTAGAAAGTGAAGGTGACATGTACAAGGCGATCGTAAAAATAATGGGTAAATTTCCAGTTCTAGTCGCTTGGACGTTGCGTAAAAAGACTGGTCAACCCTTGGATTATGGCGATGATAACTTAGGTTATGTAGAGAACATTCTAAAAATGATGTTCAAAAAACCTAACTCTGAGTACAAGCAGAATTCTACCTTAGTGGATGCCCTAGATAAGTTACTTATTTTGCACGCAGATCATGAGCAGAATTGTTCTACAAGTACCGTGCGTATTGTAGGTTCTTCACACGCAGGATTATTTGCTAGCTTAAGTGCTGGTATCAACGCTTTGTGGGGACCATTGCATGGCGGTGCCAATCAGGCTGTTCTTGAAATGCTAGAGGCTATCAAAGAAGACGGTGGTGACACTAAAAAATATATGGGTAAGGCTAAGGATAAGGAAGATCCTTTCCGTTTGATGGGCTTTGGACATAGGGTATATAAAAACTTTGATCCAAGGGCTAAGATCATCAAAAAATCTGCTGACGAGGTCTTAGGCGATTTAGGTGTAGAAGATCCTATACTAGATATCGCAAAAGGATTAGAGAAAGAAGCCTTAGAAGATTCTTATTTCGTTGATCGCAAATTATATCCTAATGTAGATTTCTACTCAGGAATTATTTATCGAGCAATGAATATCCCAACTGAGATGTTTACCGTAATGTTTGCATTAGGTAGATTGCCAGGATGGATCGCGCAATGGAAAGAAATGCGTGAGAATAAAGAGCCTATAGGTCGTCCTCGTCAAATTTATACTGGTGAGGCGCACAGACCTTTCAAAGAAGTTTCTGAAAGGTAA
- the eno gene encoding phosphopyruvate hydratase, whose product MSTIIDVHARQIFDSRGNPTVEVDVLTSNGIMGRAAVPSGASTGEHEAVELRDGGSDFMGKGVMKAVDNVNKTIADELRGVSVFEQNFIDQTMIELDGTPNKANLGANAILGVSLAVAKAAANELNQPLYKYIGGMSAATLPVPMMNIINGGSHSDAPIAFQEFMVMPVEAESFSEALKMGTEIFHHLKKVLHDRGLSTAVGDEGGFAPTLDGTEDALDTILLAIKNAGYTPGKQIMIALDCAAAEFFVDGKYDYTKFEGDKGVKRTSKEQAEYLADLASKYPIISIEDGMDENDWDGWKMLTEIAGDKVQLVGDDLFVTNVERLSRGIKENIANSILIKVNQIGTLTETIAAVNMAHKAGYTSVMSHRSGETEDNTIADLAVALSTGQIKTGSASRSDRMAKYNQLLRIEEELNSSAYFPGRKAFRIS is encoded by the coding sequence ATGAGTACGATAATAGATGTTCATGCAAGACAAATATTTGATTCCCGTGGAAATCCAACAGTAGAAGTAGACGTTCTTACTTCAAATGGTATCATGGGTAGAGCGGCCGTACCTTCTGGTGCCTCTACTGGTGAACACGAAGCAGTGGAATTGCGCGATGGAGGTAGTGATTTTATGGGCAAAGGTGTGATGAAAGCTGTCGACAACGTCAACAAAACTATTGCCGATGAATTGCGTGGAGTTTCTGTTTTTGAGCAAAACTTCATTGATCAAACCATGATTGAACTTGATGGTACTCCTAATAAAGCAAATCTAGGAGCCAACGCGATTCTGGGCGTTTCCCTTGCTGTAGCCAAAGCTGCAGCAAACGAGTTGAATCAACCACTATATAAATACATAGGTGGTATGAGTGCAGCGACCTTGCCGGTACCTATGATGAATATCATCAACGGTGGTTCGCATAGTGATGCTCCTATTGCTTTCCAAGAATTTATGGTAATGCCCGTTGAGGCAGAATCCTTTAGCGAGGCCCTTAAAATGGGAACTGAGATTTTCCATCACTTGAAAAAAGTACTACACGATAGAGGGCTTAGTACAGCAGTAGGTGATGAAGGTGGATTTGCACCTACACTTGATGGTACTGAGGATGCCTTGGATACTATATTATTGGCTATCAAAAATGCTGGTTATACACCAGGCAAACAAATCATGATTGCCCTAGATTGTGCTGCTGCAGAGTTCTTTGTAGACGGCAAATATGATTATACCAAATTTGAAGGTGATAAAGGCGTGAAACGCACCAGCAAGGAGCAAGCAGAATATCTTGCAGACCTAGCATCAAAATATCCTATCATTTCCATCGAGGATGGAATGGACGAGAACGACTGGGATGGATGGAAAATGCTGACTGAAATAGCAGGCGATAAAGTTCAACTTGTTGGTGATGATCTTTTTGTAACTAATGTAGAGCGTTTATCACGCGGTATTAAAGAAAATATCGCAAACTCTATTTTGATTAAAGTAAATCAGATAGGAACATTAACTGAAACGATTGCTGCCGTAAACATGGCACATAAAGCTGGTTATACTTCTGTAATGTCACACCGTAGTGGAGAAACTGAGGATAATACCATTGCAGACCTTGCCGTTGCCCTAAGTACCGGACAGATCAAAACAGGATCTGCTTCTCGATCTGACCGTATGGCAAAATACAACCAGTTGCTACGCATCGAGGAAGAATTGAATTCGTCAGCTTATTTCCCTGGACGCAAGGCATTCCGTATTTCTTAA
- a CDS encoding HupE/UreJ family protein, which yields MTRESKLFVLFFILIPALGMAHGVSSTDQATLDNGDLWSYIYVGAKHMLTGYDHLLFLAGVVFYLKGFKDILKFITVFTIGHCVTLIGATYLEITANEHLVDAVIALSVLYKGIENLGGFKKAGIPSPNLLLMVLIFGLIHGFGLSTRLQSFDMGNNQFLLKILSFNIGVELGQILALVPIVFLITRSRHLKSYDSFYKAANVYLVIAGIGLFLYQLYHYFTS from the coding sequence ATGACAAGAGAATCAAAGCTTTTTGTCCTTTTCTTTATTTTAATACCGGCCCTAGGGATGGCACATGGTGTGAGCTCTACTGACCAGGCTACCTTAGACAACGGCGACTTATGGTCTTACATCTACGTGGGAGCAAAACACATGCTCACAGGCTATGACCATTTGTTATTTCTAGCAGGAGTTGTTTTTTATCTTAAAGGATTCAAGGACATCCTAAAATTCATTACTGTTTTTACCATTGGACACTGTGTCACCCTTATAGGTGCAACCTATCTCGAGATCACGGCAAACGAGCATCTGGTAGATGCTGTGATCGCATTAAGTGTTCTTTATAAAGGGATAGAAAACCTAGGTGGATTTAAAAAGGCTGGTATTCCATCGCCTAATCTTTTGCTCATGGTGCTTATTTTTGGACTCATCCATGGTTTTGGGCTATCCACGAGGCTACAATCCTTTGATATGGGAAATAACCAATTTCTACTCAAAATATTAAGCTTCAATATTGGTGTGGAGTTGGGACAAATTCTGGCGCTGGTTCCCATCGTATTTTTGATAACGAGGTCAAGACATCTTAAAAGCTACGATTCATTTTACAAGGCAGCCAACGTTTATTTAGTAATCGCTGGAATCGGTTTATTCCTTTATCAATTGTATCATTATTTTACTTCGTAA
- a CDS encoding DUF4198 domain-containing protein: MKKNFLLLALVLLLCSHDMYLKLDSYFLQPESKATVQLFNGTFDKSENVIDRDRMLDASILNNGERTAVTADQWTEKDSITLLNFKTGKSGTYVVGVSTKARNIEMESQAFNDYLEHDGVKDMLLSRQENDQLKEDAIEKYSKHVKAIFQVGDSLSDDWQAELGYPIEFIPKTNPYDLHTGDDLVVQLLRDGKPLSNQLVYADYKPSMNGHTHDDQEEMHSHDGGEPHSHGTNEHENEMSTEEHEHPHQHGNQEHSHGDTQNDHDNKEGSIENHEHTHTHDDGKKHSHDHEHDADNDTSHEHKHEDEGAKGIVDNEVPHTHTTGQELRTNQKGEVTVQLEADGVWYLRTIHLVNSEEEGLTHESNWATLTFEVAHGHDNQVGHGHDHDDSSDEIPTWVFIAGSIIVIGGLFIFFNKKK, translated from the coding sequence ATGAAAAAGAATTTTTTGTTATTGGCATTAGTACTGCTGTTATGCAGTCATGATATGTATTTAAAACTAGACAGCTATTTCCTGCAGCCAGAAAGTAAAGCTACCGTTCAATTATTTAATGGGACTTTTGATAAAAGTGAGAATGTTATTGATCGTGACCGCATGCTTGATGCAAGCATTTTAAATAACGGTGAACGTACTGCAGTTACAGCAGATCAATGGACAGAGAAAGATAGTATCACACTCCTAAACTTCAAGACCGGCAAGTCAGGAACCTATGTTGTAGGCGTCTCTACTAAAGCTAGAAATATTGAAATGGAATCTCAAGCTTTTAATGACTATCTGGAACATGATGGCGTTAAAGATATGCTCCTATCAAGACAAGAAAACGATCAACTTAAAGAAGACGCTATTGAAAAGTACTCAAAACACGTAAAGGCGATATTCCAGGTAGGTGATTCTTTAAGTGATGACTGGCAAGCAGAATTGGGTTATCCCATTGAATTCATACCCAAAACTAATCCATATGATCTGCATACTGGTGATGATCTAGTAGTACAATTATTACGCGATGGAAAACCGCTTTCAAATCAGTTAGTTTATGCAGACTATAAACCTTCCATGAATGGTCATACTCACGACGATCAAGAAGAAATGCACTCTCATGATGGCGGTGAACCTCATTCCCACGGCACGAATGAGCACGAAAATGAAATGTCAACCGAAGAACATGAACATCCACATCAACACGGAAATCAAGAGCATTCTCACGGTGATACCCAAAATGATCATGATAACAAGGAAGGCAGTATAGAAAATCACGAGCACACACATACACATGACGACGGCAAGAAACATAGTCATGATCATGAGCACGATGCAGATAATGACACTAGCCATGAGCATAAGCATGAGGACGAGGGCGCAAAAGGCATAGTAGATAATGAAGTACCACATACGCACACTACTGGTCAAGAATTGAGAACCAATCAAAAAGGAGAAGTGACGGTGCAGCTAGAGGCTGATGGTGTGTGGTACTTACGCACCATTCATTTAGTCAATAGTGAAGAGGAAGGATTGACCCATGAATCCAATTGGGCTACACTGACCTTCGAGGTTGCACACGGTCATGATAATCAAGTTGGTCACGGCCACGATCACGACGATAGCAGTGATGAAATTCCTACTTGGGTCTTTATCGCGGGTAGTATTATCGTGATAGGCGGCCTATTTATATTCTTCAACAAGAAGAAATAA
- a CDS encoding dimethylarginine dimethylaminohydrolase family protein, translated as MNRLNLHVKDETSRLRAVVLGTARSNGPVPDLKDAYDPKSRQHILAGTYPKIEDIVSEMEAVATVFEKYDVQIFRPKQIEDCNQIFTRDIGFVIDDVFVKANILPDREEELEAIKHVIELVDLNKVIRPPEEVHIEGGDVMLYGEYIFVGTYRGADYADYIIARTNVEGVDWLKDTFPHKKVVSFNLRKDNLDPYNNALHLDCCFQPVGNGKCIIYKGGFLQEEEYQFLVDLFGAENCFEITREEMYHMNSNIFSIAPDVVVSERNFTRLNTWLRSHNITVEEVPYAEISKQEGLLRCSTLPLIRD; from the coding sequence ATGAATCGACTGAATTTACATGTTAAGGACGAGACCTCAAGATTAAGAGCCGTAGTGCTGGGAACGGCGCGCAGCAATGGTCCTGTGCCAGATCTTAAGGACGCTTATGATCCTAAATCTAGACAGCATATCCTTGCAGGTACCTATCCTAAAATTGAGGATATCGTGAGTGAAATGGAAGCCGTTGCTACAGTTTTTGAAAAGTACGATGTTCAGATTTTTAGGCCCAAACAGATTGAAGACTGCAACCAGATATTTACCAGGGACATAGGCTTTGTCATTGATGATGTTTTTGTCAAGGCTAATATTCTACCAGATCGCGAGGAAGAACTCGAGGCGATCAAACACGTCATAGAACTAGTCGACCTAAATAAAGTGATTAGACCACCAGAAGAAGTACATATTGAAGGTGGCGACGTGATGCTTTATGGAGAGTACATTTTTGTAGGTACCTATCGCGGTGCCGATTATGCTGATTATATCATCGCCCGGACAAATGTAGAAGGAGTTGATTGGCTCAAGGACACGTTCCCACATAAAAAGGTAGTATCCTTCAATCTGCGGAAGGATAACTTAGATCCCTATAACAATGCACTACACCTGGATTGCTGCTTTCAACCCGTAGGCAATGGTAAATGCATCATTTATAAAGGCGGTTTTTTACAGGAAGAAGAATATCAGTTTTTGGTAGACCTTTTTGGTGCAGAAAACTGTTTTGAGATTACTAGAGAAGAAATGTACCACATGAACTCCAATATTTTTTCCATCGCGCCAGATGTAGTGGTTTCAGAGCGTAATTTTACCAGACTCAATACCTGGCTGCGCAGCCATAACATTACCGTAGAAGAAGTTCCCTATGCCGAAATTTCAAAACAAGAAGGCCTTTTACGTTGTTCCACATTGCCCCTAATTAGAGATTAA